A stretch of Synechococcus sp. WH 8020 DNA encodes these proteins:
- a CDS encoding glucose-6-phosphate isomerase, giving the protein MSFPDFSAIDSQTQWQRFCDLLWYHDDLGLWLDVSRMHLNSSDLETLTPRLDQAFKAMEDLEGGAIANADEQRQVGHYWLRQPQLAPDQGVGASISAEIDAIDEFGKSILDGSIQAPNGKPFTDVLWIGIGGSALGPLLMVRALQDHQVGLPFHFFDNVDPNGMSRVLADLGERLCTTLVITVSKSGGTPEPHLGMEQARHRLEALGGSWTGQAVVVTMAGSKLDQQAEQENWLQRFDMFDWIGGRTSITSAVGLLPGALIGCDIRGFLAGAAQMDEATRCPDVRRNPSALMAAAWYAAGEGKGKRDMVVLPYRDRLEVFSRYLQQLVMESLGKRLDRDGKEVHQGIAVYGNKGSTDQHAYVQQLRDGIDNFFVTFIEVLRDVEDIPSIEGERPGDFLDGFLQGTRSALTEGGRQSLSISMRRFDARRLGALIALFERAVGLYGELVNVNAYHQPGVEAGKKAAAAILNLQKQVEEVLSDGVSRSAVEIQKAIGSGTDEAIFWILRHLTGNNRGYVAQGSWDSPASLRFSKG; this is encoded by the coding sequence ATGAGCTTCCCGGATTTCAGCGCCATCGATAGCCAGACCCAGTGGCAACGCTTTTGCGATTTGCTTTGGTATCACGACGATCTAGGCCTTTGGCTCGATGTCAGTCGGATGCATCTCAACAGTTCTGATCTCGAGACTCTCACCCCCCGCCTGGACCAAGCTTTCAAGGCGATGGAGGACTTAGAAGGAGGTGCGATCGCCAACGCAGATGAGCAACGTCAAGTTGGGCACTATTGGTTACGTCAACCGCAATTAGCGCCTGATCAAGGAGTTGGGGCAAGCATCTCAGCTGAAATCGACGCCATCGATGAATTTGGAAAGTCGATTCTTGATGGATCCATCCAGGCTCCCAACGGAAAGCCCTTTACGGATGTTCTTTGGATCGGGATCGGAGGGAGTGCCCTCGGACCTCTCCTCATGGTTCGCGCTCTTCAGGACCATCAAGTAGGGCTTCCGTTCCACTTTTTCGACAACGTTGACCCCAATGGCATGAGCCGGGTTCTTGCAGACCTCGGAGAACGTCTTTGTACAACGTTGGTGATCACGGTCAGCAAGTCGGGGGGGACACCTGAACCCCACCTCGGCATGGAACAAGCAAGACATCGTCTTGAAGCTCTCGGAGGCAGTTGGACGGGGCAAGCAGTGGTTGTCACCATGGCAGGCAGCAAGCTCGATCAACAAGCCGAACAAGAGAACTGGCTCCAGCGTTTCGATATGTTCGACTGGATTGGTGGTCGCACCAGTATCACGAGTGCTGTGGGTTTACTGCCTGGCGCATTGATCGGTTGCGATATCCGTGGGTTCTTGGCGGGGGCTGCCCAAATGGATGAAGCCACTCGCTGTCCTGATGTGCGTCGCAATCCATCAGCCTTGATGGCAGCAGCCTGGTATGCCGCGGGTGAAGGCAAAGGCAAACGCGACATGGTCGTGCTCCCTTACCGCGATCGTCTCGAGGTCTTCAGTCGTTATCTCCAACAGCTGGTGATGGAATCACTCGGCAAACGCCTTGATCGTGATGGCAAGGAAGTGCATCAGGGCATTGCGGTGTATGGGAATAAGGGATCAACCGACCAACACGCGTACGTCCAGCAACTTCGTGACGGCATCGACAATTTTTTCGTGACCTTCATCGAGGTTCTGCGCGATGTGGAAGATATCCCTTCGATCGAAGGGGAGCGCCCTGGTGACTTCCTTGATGGGTTCCTGCAAGGCACGCGATCAGCGCTCACGGAAGGCGGACGTCAAAGCTTGAGTATCAGCATGCGTCGCTTTGACGCGCGCCGTCTCGGAGCGCTGATCGCCTTGTTTGAACGCGCCGTTGGTTTATACGGAGAATTGGTGAATGTGAATGCCTATCACCAACCAGGCGTTGAAGCGGGCAAAAAAGCCGCTGCTGCCATCTTGAATTTGCAGAAGCAAGTGGAAGAGGTCCTGTCCGACGGAGTGTCCAGGTCTGCCGTGGAAATCCAAAAGGCCATTGGATCAGGCACGGATGAGGCTATTTTCTGGATCCTGCGTCATCTCACGGGGAACAATCGTGGATACGTGGCACAGGGAAGTTGGGATAGTCCAGCCTCACTGCGCTTCAGCAAAGGCTGA
- a CDS encoding helicase DnaB, whose amino-acid sequence MSLFGRQVVATAGVLGLICLSVAHLRSTAQLPLIDAEIQTQPIQGDPSVFSPEELLMLQRRFGVHGPQTRLAQLFTRGMDQFQPLRTQTVNRLQALKPVIKRESRRYRVNPMLVTAILFDEIQHSKPGEDLPFVVHSGFVSTHGPAQLGISELIHQGRLPLNPSKTEIAEARNLLMNSEANVELLAAKIARLKKELGLAPDQVLIASRSYVDAKAIATLAYLHNGKLDYPRRVLRYMQDTELHGLIFSESRSTNQLLI is encoded by the coding sequence GTGAGTCTTTTTGGACGTCAGGTTGTTGCCACAGCGGGAGTTCTGGGCTTGATCTGTTTGTCCGTAGCTCACCTTCGCAGCACCGCTCAACTGCCATTGATTGATGCTGAGATCCAGACGCAGCCGATCCAGGGAGATCCGAGTGTCTTCAGCCCAGAAGAGCTCTTAATGCTGCAGCGTCGGTTTGGTGTGCATGGGCCACAGACTCGACTCGCTCAGTTGTTCACCCGAGGGATGGATCAATTCCAGCCCTTGCGAACCCAAACAGTCAATCGACTTCAAGCACTAAAGCCAGTCATCAAAAGAGAATCGAGACGCTATCGGGTCAACCCGATGTTAGTGACAGCGATCTTGTTTGATGAAATCCAGCATTCGAAGCCCGGAGAAGATCTGCCATTTGTTGTGCACTCAGGTTTTGTGTCAACGCACGGGCCTGCTCAGCTTGGAATTAGTGAGTTAATTCATCAAGGTCGTCTTCCGTTGAATCCATCAAAAACTGAAATCGCTGAAGCCAGAAATCTGTTGATGAATTCTGAAGCCAATGTTGAATTACTTGCGGCAAAAATAGCTCGGCTCAAGAAAGAATTGGGACTGGCTCCCGATCAAGTCCTAATAGCGAGTCGTTCATATGTTGATGCTAAGGCGATCGCAACACTGGCTTACCTTCACAACGGAAAACTTGATTATCCCAGGCGAGTGTTGCGCTACATGCAAGATACTGAGTTGCATGGCTTGATCTTTTCAGAGTCTCGCTCCACCAATCAACTATTGATTTAA
- a CDS encoding N-acetylmuramoyl-L-alanine amidase, producing MVFYRVTEIWKRVQSHLSHRGATLILCSGTLVLGIGALAWLSNDQSGALKASSPSLLDLLDEVGSETKRERQQVEPSGQPQPPRAISWSSPLAKQCSGFDEKVKHRLVAQQRTLKQRRVSVATDPTNFGERFRINPWGATLNPDPRVVVLHETVYSLQSAVNTFMTPHPRDADQVSYHTVIGLDGKIVDLVDPLKRAYGAGYSAFLGEWAVTNPKIRGSVNNFALHLSLETPQDGGNSRSTHSGYSREQYDSLALVLKDWIDRFGFTPAAITTHRHVDLGGERGDPRSFDWDQLQTRLAALQVLCP from the coding sequence ATGGTTTTCTATCGTGTAACTGAAATCTGGAAGCGAGTGCAGTCTCACCTATCCCATCGTGGTGCGACTCTGATTCTCTGTAGTGGAACTCTGGTTCTTGGTATTGGTGCTCTGGCCTGGTTAAGCAATGACCAAAGTGGTGCGCTTAAAGCGAGCAGTCCATCTCTCCTCGATCTTCTTGATGAAGTGGGCAGCGAGACGAAGCGAGAACGTCAACAAGTTGAGCCATCCGGACAACCGCAACCCCCAAGGGCGATCTCCTGGTCTTCACCTCTTGCCAAGCAATGTTCAGGCTTTGACGAGAAGGTCAAACATCGGCTAGTTGCTCAACAACGCACACTCAAGCAACGGAGAGTATCCGTAGCTACAGATCCTACCAATTTTGGAGAACGCTTCAGGATTAATCCCTGGGGAGCAACTCTCAATCCTGATCCGCGCGTCGTTGTACTCCATGAAACGGTGTACTCGCTTCAATCAGCTGTGAATACCTTTATGACTCCCCATCCCAGAGATGCAGATCAAGTGAGTTATCACACAGTGATTGGTCTCGATGGGAAGATCGTTGACCTTGTGGATCCACTCAAGCGCGCCTATGGAGCGGGCTATTCGGCTTTTCTTGGTGAGTGGGCCGTCACCAATCCAAAAATAAGGGGCTCAGTCAATAATTTTGCCCTTCACCTAAGCCTGGAAACACCTCAAGATGGCGGTAATAGCAGATCAACCCATAGCGGATACTCACGTGAACAATATGATTCATTAGCGCTTGTACTAAAAGACTGGATCGATCGTTTTGGATTTACTCCAGCGGCGATTACGACCCACAGGCACGTTGATCTTGGTGGAGAGCGGGGTGACCCAAGAAGTTTTGATTGGGATCAACTTCAAACACGTTTAGCCGCATTACAAGTTCTTTGTCCCTGA
- a CDS encoding PDZ domain-containing protein, whose protein sequence is MDRVRISIDLCEPASQQLKVKLEWTPRVLQQSWLMPIWTPGSYTVRDHAQHLHSLQFEQAGLAVSTKRVAPSCWTAELVSLDPVCLTYTLEARQLTVRTNHLDPDFASLCLPAVVMLIDGERWNPHHLRLLLPDGWLGHLPLPQVDAGYEAKDFDHLVDAPVHAGPFHSRPFAVCGHQHELLTIGVPPMGWPPTFQADIEAVCTAACTLMGTPPPAGNRYQLVIQLLDQGYGGLEHDHSSVLQFSWDALTKKDGYRQLLQLIGHEYFHQWNVRRLRPGAYVPYRYDRAEISDGLWFAEGITSYFDLTLTLLASKSDRQTLLEDLGKDISHVLLNPGCRIQSLADSSREAWLRLYKQTPANSVAQISYYRLGTVVSFCLDVQLRQSGSALSSVVRDLWLRLGRYGKGYEPKDLIQVVADHNKSLAEVLPTWLETTIDAPIHDCLNSLGLIAVPIHSKHADVGMQLSKQNDRLLINKVRPDSPGEQAGLVPGDEIVGAHDWRIRGLEHWQALLQGPEHIPVLYARRGRLSTTILKKKDPIVERWEITWDAGASSSQKELRDRWFSIV, encoded by the coding sequence ATGGATCGCGTCAGGATTTCGATCGATCTCTGTGAGCCTGCAAGTCAGCAACTCAAAGTGAAACTCGAGTGGACACCTCGTGTCCTTCAGCAATCATGGCTGATGCCCATATGGACTCCTGGGTCCTACACGGTTCGAGACCACGCACAGCATCTTCACAGTCTTCAGTTTGAGCAAGCAGGTCTGGCTGTTAGCACCAAGCGTGTAGCACCATCGTGCTGGACCGCGGAACTAGTCAGTCTCGATCCCGTTTGCTTGACCTACACGCTGGAAGCACGTCAGCTCACGGTCCGCACCAATCATTTGGATCCAGATTTCGCATCCCTGTGCCTTCCCGCAGTGGTCATGCTGATTGATGGAGAACGCTGGAATCCGCATCACCTCCGGCTGTTGTTGCCAGACGGTTGGTTGGGACATCTGCCCCTGCCACAGGTTGACGCTGGGTATGAAGCTAAAGATTTCGACCATCTCGTCGATGCACCCGTCCACGCCGGTCCTTTTCACTCACGTCCCTTTGCAGTTTGTGGGCATCAGCATGAATTGTTGACGATTGGCGTGCCACCGATGGGTTGGCCTCCCACCTTTCAAGCCGATATCGAAGCCGTCTGCACTGCAGCTTGCACCTTGATGGGCACCCCTCCACCGGCTGGAAATCGTTATCAATTAGTGATTCAACTACTAGATCAAGGGTATGGCGGTTTAGAACATGATCATTCCTCAGTGCTTCAATTTTCATGGGATGCACTGACAAAAAAGGATGGCTATCGACAGCTTCTGCAGTTGATTGGCCATGAATACTTTCACCAATGGAATGTGCGAAGGCTTCGGCCTGGTGCCTATGTTCCCTATCGATACGATAGGGCTGAGATTAGCGATGGGCTTTGGTTTGCAGAAGGAATTACCAGCTATTTTGATCTAACCCTGACGCTTTTAGCGTCAAAATCTGATCGTCAAACGTTGCTTGAGGATTTAGGGAAAGACATCTCTCATGTACTCCTAAATCCCGGATGCAGGATTCAATCATTGGCTGATAGCTCAAGAGAAGCATGGCTAAGGCTTTATAAGCAAACACCTGCCAATTCTGTTGCCCAAATCAGTTACTACCGACTTGGAACTGTTGTCTCATTTTGCCTTGATGTACAGCTAAGACAATCTGGTTCGGCTCTGTCCTCTGTTGTGAGAGATCTTTGGCTTCGCTTAGGGCGTTATGGCAAGGGGTATGAACCAAAAGATTTAATCCAGGTCGTAGCTGATCACAACAAGTCACTAGCCGAGGTTTTACCAACCTGGCTTGAAACAACGATTGACGCTCCAATTCATGACTGCCTGAATTCCCTCGGTTTGATTGCCGTTCCGATTCACTCGAAGCATGCAGACGTTGGGATGCAATTGTCTAAGCAAAACGATCGTTTGTTGATCAATAAAGTGCGCCCTGACAGTCCTGGCGAACAAGCAGGTCTCGTACCAGGAGACGAGATCGTCGGAGCTCATGATTGGCGTATCAGAGGTCTTGAGCATTGGCAAGCACTCCTTCAAGGTCCCGAACACATTCCAGTGCTTTATGCACGTCGCGGGCGTCTCAGCACGACAATCCTGAAGAAAAAGGATCCAATTGTTGAGCGCTGGGAGATCACCTGGGACGCTGGTGCATCGTCATCACAAAAAGAATTACGTGATCGATGGTTTTCTATCGTGTAA
- a CDS encoding DUF1257 domain-containing protein: MSHLTILPTVITDLELLEETLLAENYLVQRPGLIKAFGQDIYSAELVATNRSGLQMGWRRDDDGSLALMLDLGQTNDSAGHQTHLKTILRAYALRSALRSADGATFTPSLTTTEQQGAERAMS; encoded by the coding sequence ATGTCCCATCTGACTATCCTGCCAACCGTCATCACCGACCTCGAGCTTCTTGAGGAAACTCTGTTGGCAGAAAACTATCTTGTACAGCGTCCAGGCCTGATCAAAGCATTTGGGCAGGATATTTATTCAGCTGAGTTGGTTGCCACAAATCGCAGCGGGCTACAAATGGGCTGGAGGCGTGATGACGATGGATCGTTGGCGTTGATGCTGGATCTTGGTCAAACCAACGATTCCGCAGGACATCAAACCCATCTCAAAACTATTTTGCGGGCCTACGCCCTGAGGTCAGCGCTGCGCTCGGCAGACGGGGCCACCTTTACTCCTTCCCTCACAACAACAGAGCAACAGGGAGCTGAGCGAGCCATGTCCTGA
- the purN gene encoding phosphoribosylglycinamide formyltransferase, protein MPAHSNLSHCVDDSLDSGLALISPLIQTWPQFEPRLRLGVMASGNGSNFEAIQDSISAKALHADIHLLVVNNQGCGAEQRAQRLNIPCQLLDHRQFETRESLDHALVQSFLDADVELIVMAGWMRIVTPVLIQAFPNRLLNIHPSLLPSFKGLDAVGQALQASVRISGCTAHLVRADVDTGPVIAQAAVPVLEDDTRTSLAIRIQSQEHRILPWAIALAGLKWRQTVEPLTSTGQG, encoded by the coding sequence ATGCCCGCGCACTCGAACCTTAGCCACTGTGTTGATGATTCACTCGATTCAGGTCTCGCGCTCATCTCCCCATTGATTCAGACGTGGCCACAGTTCGAGCCACGTCTGCGTCTCGGTGTGATGGCCTCTGGCAATGGAAGTAATTTCGAGGCGATTCAAGACTCGATTTCTGCCAAAGCGCTGCATGCCGACATTCACCTCTTAGTGGTCAACAACCAGGGTTGTGGTGCAGAACAGAGAGCACAACGTCTCAATATTCCTTGCCAATTATTGGATCATCGTCAGTTTGAGACGAGAGAAAGTCTTGATCACGCTCTTGTTCAATCGTTTCTTGATGCTGATGTGGAGCTGATCGTGATGGCTGGCTGGATGAGGATTGTGACTCCAGTGTTGATTCAAGCCTTTCCAAACAGATTGCTCAATATCCACCCATCCCTCCTGCCCAGCTTCAAAGGTCTCGATGCGGTTGGACAAGCTCTACAAGCGTCGGTACGGATCAGTGGTTGCACTGCTCATCTAGTAAGGGCTGATGTGGATACCGGACCGGTCATTGCCCAAGCGGCTGTTCCAGTCCTTGAGGACGACACGCGAACGTCCTTGGCTATACGAATTCAATCTCAGGAACATCGCATTTTGCCCTGGGCAATCGCTCTTGCAGGATTGAAGTGGCGCCAGACCGTGGAGCCCCTGACCAGCACAGGTCAGGGGTAG
- the argC gene encoding N-acetyl-gamma-glutamyl-phosphate reductase, translated as MAIKRVAVIGASGYGGLQSLRLLQSHPEFEISLLGGERSAGKRWSELCPFLSLPDDPVVESPDPSRIAECADLALLSLPNGLASGMVPELLERGVRVVDLSADYRYRSLDQWARVYAQEALSCKRRDADLCLEAVYGLPEWNASAIATARLVAAPGCFPTASLLPLLPFLKQGLIEQDGVIIDAKTGTSGGGRAAKEHLLLAEASESICPYGVVGHRHTSEIEQMASEVAGCGIQLQFTPHLVPMVRGLLSTVYARLRDPGLTAEDCTTVLDSFYRHHTCVTVLPVGTYPATKWAKHTNRAFLSVQVDNRTGRLVLMSAVDNLMKGQAAQAFQCLNLMAGLPGETGLPLAPFYP; from the coding sequence ATGGCGATCAAACGAGTTGCGGTTATCGGTGCATCCGGTTATGGGGGCTTGCAAAGCCTGAGGCTGTTGCAGTCCCATCCCGAATTTGAGATCAGCTTGCTCGGCGGAGAACGCAGTGCTGGCAAGCGTTGGAGTGAGCTCTGCCCCTTTTTGTCGCTACCGGATGATCCCGTTGTGGAGAGTCCTGACCCCAGCAGAATTGCCGAGTGCGCTGATTTGGCTTTGCTCAGCCTTCCCAATGGATTGGCGAGCGGAATGGTTCCTGAACTTCTGGAACGTGGTGTTCGAGTCGTGGATCTCTCCGCTGATTACCGCTACCGCTCGCTCGATCAGTGGGCGAGGGTCTACGCCCAGGAGGCTCTCTCTTGCAAGCGCAGGGATGCTGACCTGTGTCTTGAAGCCGTCTACGGGTTACCTGAATGGAATGCATCGGCCATTGCAACTGCACGATTGGTTGCGGCCCCTGGCTGTTTTCCCACCGCGAGCTTGCTGCCTTTGTTGCCATTCCTCAAGCAAGGATTGATCGAACAAGACGGTGTGATCATCGATGCAAAGACGGGCACATCCGGTGGCGGACGTGCTGCTAAAGAACATCTTCTGTTAGCGGAGGCCTCTGAATCGATCTGTCCTTACGGCGTTGTAGGCCATCGCCACACGTCAGAAATTGAGCAGATGGCCAGTGAGGTTGCCGGATGTGGCATCCAGTTGCAGTTCACACCACATCTCGTTCCCATGGTGCGAGGGCTGCTGTCAACGGTGTACGCCAGATTGCGCGACCCCGGACTAACAGCCGAAGACTGCACCACTGTTCTTGATAGTTTCTACCGCCATCACACGTGTGTCACGGTGTTGCCTGTTGGCACCTACCCAGCAACGAAATGGGCTAAACACACCAACCGGGCTTTTTTATCGGTGCAAGTCGACAACCGGACCGGACGGCTTGTCTTGATGAGCGCTGTGGACAACTTGATGAAAGGACAGGCCGCACAGGCTTTTCAATGCCTGAACCTCATGGCAGGCCTGCCAGGTGAAACAGGTTTACCGCTAGCTCCGTTCTACCCCTGA